A region from the Streptomyces tsukubensis genome encodes:
- a CDS encoding prenyltransferase/squalene oxidase repeat-containing protein: protein MTNATTARRAAVALAVSAVLGTALAPAATAATTPPPAAPLPSGLYGTTDPAYDGVWRQSLALLAQDTVGVKPAGKAVDWLTGQQCADGAFSAYRADASAACDAKLPRDTNATAAAVQALTATGGAEKTVGKAVTWLKSVQNADGGWSYNPGGASDANSTAVVIGALAAAGEKPAAVASAKGGKSPYDALLTFARPCTGADAGAFVYQPQMPGAVGDSTAAAVVAAQGAGLAPKAGAAGSVAGGTVCDKAAKDLKGAALNGGAYLAGALAKTGHLLTPPMPGAEDSAPKPDFGNTADAVVALAAQGRTEAVKKPLEWLKANGAGWAKESGPAAYAQLVFAANATGTDPADFGGTDLVAALNATGPAPESASPSAGTEKKNENDKNDKKDDGGPNLWWIVGAFFAASAGAGFLLSGRRKPRA from the coding sequence ATGACCAACGCCACCACCGCACGCCGCGCGGCCGTCGCGCTCGCCGTCTCCGCCGTACTCGGCACGGCCCTCGCCCCCGCCGCGACCGCCGCCACCACCCCGCCCCCGGCCGCCCCGCTCCCCTCCGGCCTGTACGGCACCACCGACCCGGCGTACGACGGCGTGTGGCGGCAGTCGCTGGCGCTGCTCGCCCAGGACACCGTCGGGGTGAAGCCCGCGGGCAAGGCCGTCGACTGGCTGACCGGGCAGCAGTGCGCGGACGGCGCCTTCTCCGCGTACCGCGCCGACGCCTCGGCCGCCTGTGACGCCAAGCTGCCGCGCGATACCAACGCCACGGCCGCCGCGGTCCAGGCACTGACCGCGACCGGCGGCGCCGAGAAGACCGTCGGCAAGGCCGTCACCTGGCTGAAGTCGGTCCAGAACGCGGACGGCGGCTGGAGCTACAACCCGGGCGGCGCGAGCGACGCCAACTCCACCGCTGTGGTGATCGGCGCGCTGGCCGCCGCGGGTGAGAAGCCCGCGGCCGTGGCCTCCGCGAAGGGCGGGAAGTCGCCGTACGACGCGCTGCTGACCTTCGCCCGGCCGTGCACGGGAGCGGACGCGGGCGCCTTCGTCTACCAGCCGCAGATGCCGGGCGCCGTCGGTGACTCCACCGCCGCGGCGGTCGTCGCCGCGCAGGGTGCGGGCCTGGCCCCGAAGGCCGGAGCCGCCGGTTCCGTGGCCGGGGGCACGGTCTGCGACAAGGCCGCGAAGGACCTCAAGGGTGCGGCTCTCAACGGCGGCGCCTATCTGGCGGGCGCGCTCGCGAAGACCGGTCATCTGCTGACCCCGCCGATGCCGGGCGCCGAGGACTCGGCGCCCAAGCCCGACTTCGGGAACACTGCGGACGCGGTCGTCGCGCTGGCCGCGCAGGGCCGCACCGAGGCGGTGAAGAAGCCGCTGGAGTGGCTGAAGGCGAACGGTGCCGGATGGGCGAAGGAGTCGGGCCCGGCGGCGTACGCCCAGCTGGTCTTCGCGGCGAACGCCACCGGTACGGACCCCGCGGACTTCGGCGGTACGGACCTGGTGGCGGCCCTGAACGCGACGGGTCCGGCGCCGGAGTCGGCGTCGCCGTCCGCCGGTACCGAGAAGAAGAACGAGAACGACAAGAACGACAAGAAGGACGACGGGGGCCCGAACCTCTGGTGGATCGTGGGCGCGTTCTTCGCGGCGAGCGCGGGCGCGGGCTTCCTCCTCAGCGGCCGCCGCAAGCCCCGCGCATGA
- a CDS encoding SCO2322 family protein, giving the protein MLVLVAGAVGVLGAAAPAQAAGYRYWSYWQASGTTWTYATEGPAIARPSDGAVHGFRFAVSADSSDASKPRTAPDFAAVCGTTPAEPGTKRIALVIDPGTAADAPSGERPPAPRTACARVHPGATAAEALARVAKPLRYDGNALLCAISGYPATGCGEQIASGARNGDDATQDPAKASGNSDSDGGPSLGLVAGLGALAVLGAAAYWQSRRRSR; this is encoded by the coding sequence GTGCTCGTTCTCGTCGCGGGGGCCGTCGGTGTGCTCGGTGCCGCCGCGCCCGCGCAGGCGGCCGGATACCGCTACTGGTCGTACTGGCAGGCGTCCGGCACCACCTGGACGTACGCCACCGAGGGCCCGGCGATCGCCCGGCCGTCGGACGGCGCCGTCCACGGCTTCCGCTTCGCCGTGAGCGCGGACTCCTCCGACGCCTCGAAGCCCCGCACCGCACCCGACTTCGCCGCGGTCTGCGGCACCACGCCCGCCGAGCCGGGCACCAAGCGCATCGCCCTCGTCATCGACCCCGGCACCGCCGCCGACGCACCCTCGGGCGAACGGCCGCCCGCGCCGCGTACCGCCTGCGCCCGTGTCCACCCCGGCGCGACCGCGGCGGAGGCGCTGGCCCGGGTCGCCAAACCGCTGCGCTACGACGGGAACGCGCTGCTCTGCGCGATCTCCGGCTATCCGGCGACCGGCTGCGGCGAACAGATCGCGAGCGGAGCGCGGAACGGCGACGACGCCACGCAGGACCCTGCCAAGGCATCCGGCAACAGCGACAGCGACGGCGGTCCGTCCCTCGGTCTCGTGGCCGGTCTCGGCGCCCTCGCCGTCCTCGGCGCGGCAGCGTACTGGCAGTCCCGCCGCCGGTCCCGATGA
- a CDS encoding energy-coupling factor transporter transmembrane component T, whose amino-acid sequence MTRPTAPAAPGRPRPATVSAVSAVSRWRAPVADRANAVHPGAWWLWAIGLAAAASRTTNPLLLGLIVGVAGYVVAARRTDAPWARAYIAFVKLGLFVLAIRVLFSVLLGAPIPGTHLLFTLPEVPLPDWAQGIRIGGRVHAEQVVFAVYQGAKLAALLICVGAANALANPARLLKSLPGALYEAGVAVVVAMTFAPNLVADVARLRTARRLRGRSTGGLRAMAQIGLPVLEGALERSVAVAASMDARGYGRTASVPPAVRHTTTALTLGGLLGVCAGTYGLLAAEGAAYGLPLLVGGLAAAVAGLRLGGRRTVRTRYRPDRFGARSWLVAGSGAAVAALMVWAVSYAPGALEPGVVPLTAPTLPLWPAAGVLLGLLPAFVAPVPAPAAAPAPAPAPEESP is encoded by the coding sequence ATGACCCGCCCCACCGCACCGGCCGCGCCCGGCCGCCCCCGCCCCGCCACCGTGTCCGCCGTGTCCGCCGTGTCGCGCTGGCGCGCGCCCGTCGCGGACCGGGCCAATGCCGTCCATCCGGGCGCCTGGTGGCTCTGGGCGATCGGGCTCGCCGCCGCCGCGTCGCGGACCACGAACCCGCTGCTCCTGGGGCTGATCGTGGGCGTCGCCGGATATGTGGTGGCCGCCCGGCGCACCGACGCGCCGTGGGCCCGGGCGTACATCGCGTTCGTGAAGCTCGGGCTGTTCGTCCTCGCGATCCGGGTGCTGTTCTCCGTCCTCCTCGGTGCCCCGATCCCGGGGACGCATCTGCTGTTCACCCTCCCCGAGGTGCCGCTGCCCGACTGGGCGCAGGGCATCCGGATCGGCGGCCGGGTCCATGCCGAACAGGTCGTCTTCGCCGTCTACCAGGGCGCCAAGCTGGCGGCCCTGCTGATCTGCGTGGGCGCGGCGAACGCGCTCGCGAACCCGGCCAGGCTGCTGAAGTCGCTGCCGGGCGCCCTGTACGAGGCGGGGGTGGCCGTCGTCGTGGCGATGACCTTCGCGCCGAATCTGGTCGCGGACGTGGCCCGGCTGCGCACGGCCCGCAGGCTGCGCGGCCGTTCCACGGGCGGGCTGCGGGCGATGGCACAGATCGGGCTGCCGGTGCTGGAGGGCGCTCTGGAGCGTTCGGTCGCGGTCGCGGCGTCGATGGACGCCCGCGGCTACGGCCGGACGGCGAGCGTGCCGCCCGCGGTCCGGCACACCACGACCGCGCTGACGCTCGGCGGGCTGCTGGGCGTCTGCGCCGGTACGTACGGGCTGCTGGCTGCCGAAGGCGCGGCGTACGGGCTCCCGCTGCTGGTGGGCGGGCTGGCCGCGGCCGTCGCCGGGCTGCGGCTCGGCGGCCGCCGGACGGTCCGGACCCGCTACCGGCCCGACCGGTTCGGCGCCCGCTCGTGGCTGGTCGCCGGTTCGGGCGCGGCGGTCGCCGCGCTGATGGTGTGGGCGGTGTCGTACGCCCCGGGCGCGCTGGAGCCCGGAGTCGTACCGCTGACCGCGCCGACCCTGCCGCTCTGGCCCGCGGCCGGTGTGCTGCTCGGTCTGCTGCCCGCCTTCGTCGCCCCCGTCCCAGCCCCCGCCGCTGCCCCCGCCCCCGCCCCCGCTCCCGAGGAGTCGCCGTGA
- a CDS encoding ABC transporter ATP-binding protein — translation MIRFENVSVTYDGAAAPTVAGVDLTVPEGELVLLVGPSGVGKSTLLGTVSGLVPHFTGGTLRGRVTVDGRDTRTHPPRQLADVVGTVGQDPSAHFVTDTVEDELAYGMESLGTPPDVMRRRVEETLDLLGLAGLRERPIATLSGGQRQRVAIGSVLAAHPKVLVLDEPTSALDPAAAEEVLAVLQRLVHDLGTTVLLAEHRLERVVQYADRVVLLAGPGAAPVTGTPEKIMAVSPVHPPVVALGKLAGWDPLPLSVRDARRRAVDLRDRLGDPAPVPAPRSGETVAGLSGVGVRHGRVTALRGIDLTFTGGETVALMGRNGAGKSTLLSSLVGLVEPVSGTVSVGGLAPHRTRPRDLIRRVGLVPQEPRDLLYADSVAAECAAADTDAGAEPGSCRALVTRLLPGVADATHPRDLSEGQRLALALAVVLTSRPPLLLLDEPTRGLDYAAKARLVTVLKELAAEGHAIVLATHDVELAAELAQRVVVLADGEIVADGPTAEVVVGSPAFAPQVAKVLAPRRWLTVAQVEASL, via the coding sequence GTGATCCGGTTCGAGAACGTGTCGGTGACGTACGACGGCGCGGCCGCCCCCACGGTCGCCGGGGTCGATCTGACCGTCCCGGAAGGCGAACTCGTCCTTCTGGTGGGTCCGTCCGGTGTCGGCAAATCGACCCTGCTGGGCACGGTCTCCGGTCTCGTACCGCATTTCACCGGCGGTACGCTGCGCGGCCGGGTCACGGTCGACGGCCGGGACACCCGCACCCATCCGCCGCGACAACTGGCCGACGTCGTGGGAACGGTGGGCCAGGACCCGTCGGCGCACTTCGTCACGGACACCGTCGAGGACGAGCTGGCGTACGGCATGGAGTCCCTGGGCACGCCCCCGGACGTGATGCGGCGCCGGGTGGAGGAGACCCTCGACCTGCTGGGCCTCGCCGGGCTGCGGGAGCGGCCGATCGCGACGCTGTCGGGCGGGCAGCGGCAGCGGGTGGCGATCGGTTCGGTGCTGGCCGCGCACCCCAAGGTGCTGGTCCTCGACGAGCCGACGTCGGCGCTGGACCCGGCCGCCGCGGAGGAGGTGCTGGCGGTGCTCCAGCGGCTGGTGCACGACCTGGGGACGACGGTGCTGCTGGCGGAGCACCGGCTGGAGCGGGTGGTGCAGTACGCGGACCGGGTCGTCCTCCTCGCCGGGCCGGGCGCCGCGCCGGTGACCGGGACACCCGAGAAGATCATGGCGGTCTCCCCCGTACACCCTCCCGTGGTGGCGCTGGGGAAGCTGGCGGGCTGGGATCCGCTGCCGCTGTCGGTACGGGACGCCCGGCGCCGGGCCGTGGACCTGCGGGACCGCCTCGGTGACCCGGCGCCCGTCCCCGCGCCCCGTTCCGGCGAGACCGTGGCCGGGCTCTCCGGCGTCGGTGTCCGGCACGGCCGGGTGACGGCCCTGCGCGGTATCGACCTGACGTTCACGGGCGGCGAGACCGTCGCCCTGATGGGGCGGAACGGGGCCGGGAAGTCGACCCTGCTGTCGTCCCTGGTGGGGCTGGTCGAGCCGGTGTCGGGCACGGTGTCCGTCGGCGGGCTCGCACCGCACCGGACGCGGCCGCGGGATCTGATCAGGCGGGTCGGTCTGGTGCCGCAGGAGCCGCGGGACCTGCTGTACGCGGACTCGGTCGCCGCCGAGTGCGCGGCGGCCGACACGGACGCGGGCGCCGAGCCGGGCAGCTGCCGCGCGCTGGTGACGCGGCTGCTGCCGGGGGTGGCGGACGCCACGCATCCCCGTGATCTGTCGGAGGGGCAGCGGCTCGCGCTGGCCCTCGCGGTGGTGCTGACGTCCCGGCCGCCGCTGCTGCTCCTCGACGAGCCGACCCGGGGCCTGGACTATGCGGCGAAGGCGCGGCTGGTGACGGTGCTGAAGGAGCTGGCGGCCGAGGGGCATGCCATCGTGCTGGCCACGCACGATGTGGAGCTGGCGGCCGAGCTGGCGCAGCGGGTGGTGGTGCTGGCGGACGGCGAGATCGTCGCGGACGGCCCGACGGCGGAGGTCGTGGTGGGCTCTCCGGCGTTCGCCCCGCAGGTGGCGAAGGTGCTGGCGCCGCGGCGCTGGCTGACGGTGGCCCAGGTGGAGGCCTCACTGTGA
- a CDS encoding ECF transporter S component has product MSPVSSPRPVRLGPRSVAALALISAIGVAFFGWPLLADERSGVVAHAEDAPWLFALLLPLLVAVVVATIADTGMGAKAVAMLGVLAAVGAAMRPLGAGTAGLEPMFFLMVLAGRVLGPGFGFVLGSVTMFASALLTGGVGPWLPFQMLAMGWFTMGAGLLPGAERLRGRAETLMLAGYGALAAFAYGTVMNLQGWTIVPGMATGISFQPGEPLQDNLVRFFAYVAATSLGWDLGRAVLTVVLTLTVGPAVLALLRRATRRAAFEAQVTFEGGDGGAAGEPPHRAPRAYEESS; this is encoded by the coding sequence GTGAGCCCGGTGTCCTCCCCCCGGCCCGTCCGTCTCGGCCCCCGTTCCGTCGCCGCCCTGGCGCTGATCAGCGCCATCGGTGTGGCGTTCTTCGGCTGGCCGCTGCTCGCGGACGAGCGGTCCGGGGTGGTCGCGCACGCGGAGGACGCGCCGTGGCTGTTCGCGCTGCTGCTGCCGCTGCTGGTCGCGGTGGTGGTGGCGACGATCGCAGATACCGGGATGGGTGCGAAGGCGGTCGCCATGCTGGGGGTGCTGGCGGCGGTGGGCGCGGCGATGCGTCCGCTGGGTGCCGGGACGGCCGGCCTGGAGCCGATGTTCTTCCTGATGGTGCTGGCGGGCCGGGTGCTGGGGCCCGGCTTCGGCTTCGTCCTGGGCTCGGTGACGATGTTCGCCTCCGCGCTGCTGACGGGCGGCGTCGGGCCGTGGCTGCCGTTCCAGATGCTGGCGATGGGCTGGTTCACGATGGGCGCGGGGCTGCTGCCGGGCGCGGAGCGGCTGCGGGGGCGGGCGGAGACGCTGATGCTGGCCGGGTACGGGGCGCTGGCGGCGTTCGCGTACGGCACGGTGATGAACCTCCAGGGCTGGACGATCGTCCCCGGCATGGCGACGGGGATCTCCTTCCAGCCGGGTGAGCCGCTCCAGGACAATCTGGTGCGCTTCTTCGCCTATGTCGCGGCCACCTCCCTGGGCTGGGACCTGGGGCGGGCGGTCCTCACGGTCGTCCTCACACTCACCGTGGGCCCGGCGGTGCTCGCGCTGCTGAGGCGGGCGACGCGGCGGGCCGCGTTCGAGGCGCAGGTCACATTCGAGGGCGGGGACGGGGGTGCGGCGGGTGAGCCGCCCCACAGGGCCCCGAGGGCGTACGAGGAGTCTTCGTAG
- a CDS encoding aggregation-promoting factor C-terminal-like domain-containing protein: MLRSATAVLRRPSRHAFVGAALVATSAAMVVGLNPASAAAAPAAAPASVPAAVEAASAKAVAQKMIGNDAQFQCFSQIVAKESNWDVQASNPSSGAYGLVQALPANKMATAGSDWKTNPETQIEWGLNYMQERYGSPCAAWAKWQTQGWY; encoded by the coding sequence GTGCTCCGCTCCGCCACCGCTGTGCTCCGCCGCCCGTCCCGCCACGCCTTCGTGGGCGCCGCGCTCGTCGCGACGTCCGCCGCGATGGTCGTGGGCCTGAACCCGGCTTCCGCCGCCGCTGCCCCCGCGGCCGCCCCGGCCTCGGTTCCGGCCGCCGTGGAGGCGGCGTCCGCGAAGGCGGTCGCGCAGAAGATGATCGGCAACGACGCGCAGTTCCAGTGCTTCAGCCAGATCGTGGCCAAGGAGAGCAACTGGGACGTCCAGGCGTCGAACCCGTCGAGCGGTGCGTACGGCCTGGTGCAGGCGCTTCCGGCGAACAAGATGGCCACGGCCGGATCCGACTGGAAGACCAACCCGGAGACCCAGATCGAATGGGGTCTGAACTATATGCAGGAGCGCTACGGCAGCCCGTGCGCGGCCTGGGCGAAGTGGCAGACCCAGGGCTGGTACTGA
- a CDS encoding class I SAM-dependent methyltransferase codes for MTEPTSYLRRTADAYDALALPYAALARDDLEAPSLDRTFLQAFADQVRAAGGGPVAELGCGPGPVTAHLHGLGLDAFGIDLSPVMIGLAREAYPDLRFEIGSMDALELADGEAAGIVSWYSVIHVPPRELPPYFDEFRRVLAPGGLLLLAFFESEGEPVTVFDHRVTEAWRWPVDELARLAAGAGFTEVGRMLREPREGERYRRGHLLMRAAAG; via the coding sequence ATGACCGAGCCCACCTCGTATCTGCGCCGGACCGCCGACGCCTATGACGCCCTCGCCCTGCCCTATGCGGCCCTCGCCCGCGACGACCTCGAAGCCCCCTCCCTCGACCGTACGTTCCTCCAGGCCTTCGCCGACCAGGTACGGGCCGCGGGAGGCGGGCCCGTCGCCGAACTGGGCTGCGGACCGGGGCCGGTGACCGCGCACCTCCACGGCCTCGGCCTGGACGCCTTCGGGATCGACCTGTCGCCCGTGATGATCGGCCTGGCCCGGGAGGCCTACCCAGACCTGCGGTTCGAGATCGGTTCCATGGACGCCCTGGAGCTGGCGGACGGCGAGGCGGCGGGCATCGTGTCCTGGTACTCGGTGATCCATGTGCCACCGCGGGAGCTGCCCCCGTACTTCGACGAATTCCGCCGGGTGCTCGCCCCCGGCGGGCTGCTGCTGCTCGCCTTCTTCGAATCGGAGGGCGAGCCGGTCACGGTCTTCGACCACCGGGTGACGGAGGCCTGGCGCTGGCCGGTGGACGAGCTGGCGCGGCTGGCCGCCGGTGCCGGGTTCACCGAGGTCGGGCGGATGCTGCGCGAACCGCGCGAAGGGGAGCGGTACCGCCGGGGGCATCTGCTGATGAGGGCGGCCGCGGGCTGA
- a CDS encoding AfsR/SARP family transcriptional regulator: MRIDVLGAVRALRDDGSPVDLGGPRHREVLARLVAAEGRMVTTDTLVDDLWADPPARAVGALRTFVAALRRALEPDRPPRDPPRIIVTEGPGYALRLPREDVDVHRFQDTLARARRNPDAAGDLGTVLADWRGPAYADVTGSPWAQRERTRLEELRLEGTELRARILLDSGEGAELVAGLGAHVAEHPWREPAWELLARALHRAGRRADALATLRRARTMLVDQLGLDPGPDLQRLEKDILNGAGPPEDARTVWTGPGVRLGPRTTVDLARTLALAGGDALVRSRRDRLAAVRAAERTGDLALTARIIAAYDVPAVWSRADDPEQSRAVVAAAERTLTGLGPDGPDDLRARLLATVAVESRSADLSATELKRAQQAACQAEELARDLADPALLAFALNGVFLQSFTRPGLAEERDRTGAEILDLATRHELPNFAVLGRLVRLQSASALGDLDAAATHAEAAEQLSAATEAPLVSVLTCWFRARATAARSTEPGGPTAATAAAHYRAAEGALRAAGMPGLHRGLFPLALLGLRLLHDRPAPTEPHLDWGPYRPWTEPLVLLAQGRGEQARAALAAVPESPRDHMQEAMWCLTARAAVRLDERGIAAHAGAALRHARAEHAGAASGMLTLGPVARYLAEAEACARAG, from the coding sequence ATGCGAATCGACGTGCTCGGTGCCGTGCGGGCCCTCCGCGACGACGGCAGCCCGGTTGATCTGGGCGGACCCCGCCATCGCGAGGTACTCGCCAGGCTCGTCGCCGCCGAGGGACGGATGGTCACCACCGACACCCTCGTCGATGACCTGTGGGCCGATCCGCCTGCCCGCGCCGTGGGCGCTCTGCGTACCTTCGTCGCCGCGCTGCGACGCGCCCTCGAACCCGACCGGCCGCCCCGCGATCCGCCGCGCATCATCGTCACCGAAGGACCCGGCTACGCGCTGCGCCTGCCACGCGAGGACGTGGACGTCCACCGGTTCCAGGACACCCTGGCCCGAGCCCGCCGCAACCCCGACGCGGCGGGCGACCTCGGCACGGTACTCGCGGACTGGCGAGGACCCGCCTACGCCGATGTGACCGGCTCCCCATGGGCGCAGCGCGAGCGGACCCGCCTGGAGGAGCTGAGGCTGGAGGGGACGGAACTGCGCGCCCGCATCCTCCTCGACTCCGGGGAAGGGGCCGAGCTCGTCGCCGGGCTGGGTGCCCATGTCGCCGAACATCCGTGGCGCGAGCCGGCCTGGGAACTGCTCGCCCGCGCACTGCACCGCGCGGGCCGCCGAGCCGACGCGCTGGCCACTCTCCGCCGCGCCCGCACGATGCTTGTCGATCAACTCGGGCTCGACCCCGGTCCCGACCTCCAACGCCTGGAGAAGGACATCCTCAACGGCGCCGGGCCTCCCGAAGACGCACGGACCGTGTGGACCGGCCCCGGTGTCCGGCTCGGCCCGCGCACCACCGTGGACCTGGCCCGCACTCTCGCCCTGGCGGGTGGCGATGCCCTCGTCCGGTCGCGGCGCGACCGCCTCGCCGCCGTCCGGGCGGCGGAACGCACCGGGGACCTCGCTCTGACCGCCCGGATCATCGCAGCCTATGACGTGCCCGCCGTCTGGAGCCGGGCCGACGACCCCGAGCAGTCCCGCGCCGTCGTCGCGGCTGCCGAGCGCACGCTCACCGGGCTCGGCCCCGACGGCCCCGACGACCTGCGCGCCCGCCTCCTGGCCACGGTCGCCGTCGAGAGCCGCAGTGCGGATCTGTCCGCCACCGAGCTGAAGCGCGCGCAGCAGGCCGCGTGTCAGGCTGAGGAGCTGGCGCGGGACCTGGCTGATCCGGCCCTGCTGGCCTTCGCCCTCAACGGGGTTTTCCTCCAGTCCTTCACCCGTCCCGGCCTCGCGGAGGAACGGGACCGGACCGGCGCCGAGATCCTCGACCTGGCCACCCGGCACGAGCTGCCGAACTTCGCCGTACTCGGCCGACTCGTCCGCCTGCAATCCGCCTCGGCCCTCGGCGACCTCGACGCCGCGGCCACCCACGCCGAGGCAGCCGAACAGCTCTCCGCCGCCACCGAGGCACCGCTCGTCTCCGTCCTCACCTGCTGGTTCAGGGCCCGGGCCACGGCCGCCCGCAGTACCGAACCCGGCGGGCCGACCGCCGCCACGGCCGCAGCTCACTACCGCGCCGCCGAGGGCGCCCTCCGGGCGGCCGGAATGCCGGGGCTGCACCGTGGCCTGTTCCCGCTCGCCCTCCTGGGACTGCGCCTGCTGCACGACCGGCCCGCGCCCACCGAACCGCACCTCGACTGGGGCCCCTACCGGCCCTGGACGGAACCCCTTGTGCTGCTCGCCCAGGGCCGGGGCGAGCAGGCCCGTGCCGCCCTCGCTGCGGTGCCCGAATCGCCGCGTGACCATATGCAGGAGGCCATGTGGTGCCTGACCGCCCGTGCCGCCGTACGCCTCGACGAGCGCGGAATCGCAGCACACGCTGGAGCTGCCTTGCGTCATGCCCGTGCAGAACACGCCGGCGCCGCGAGCGGCATGCTGACCCTGGGCCCGGTGGCGCGTTACCTGGCAGAGGCGGAGGCATGCGCCCGAGCGGGGTAG
- a CDS encoding alpha/beta fold hydrolase, whose product MTLTIPGFDQIRLPGADGVELAAAVAGSGSPVVLLHGFPQTHLMWRHVAERLADEHTVICPDLRGYGASDKPAATGPDVYAKRTMAADVVTLAAALGHERFALVGHDRGALVAFRAGLDHPETITHLGILDIVPTLDMWNVLHGTSAAVGYHLFLMAQPPGLPEAMIAGSADAFFGSFFDAWANDPSSMPEEVRAEYLRASAAAVTSIVADYRASAGIDVIHDQADLDAGSQLAMPVTVVQQDWGAQLGYDAAGVWQAWAPDLEHRLTGAGHFMAEEAPDEIATVIRGLLAR is encoded by the coding sequence ATGACGCTCACGATTCCCGGCTTCGATCAGATCCGCCTGCCCGGTGCGGACGGTGTGGAGCTGGCAGCAGCGGTAGCCGGCAGCGGAAGCCCCGTCGTGCTGTTGCACGGTTTTCCCCAGACCCACCTGATGTGGCGGCACGTCGCCGAACGGCTCGCCGACGAGCACACGGTGATCTGTCCCGACCTGCGGGGCTACGGCGCCAGCGACAAGCCGGCGGCCACCGGCCCCGATGTGTACGCCAAACGCACCATGGCCGCCGACGTCGTGACCCTGGCGGCGGCCCTCGGCCACGAGCGCTTCGCCCTCGTGGGCCACGACAGGGGCGCCCTGGTCGCCTTCCGGGCGGGTCTTGACCACCCCGAGACCATCACGCACCTGGGCATCCTCGACATCGTGCCGACACTCGACATGTGGAACGTCCTGCACGGCACCTCGGCGGCGGTCGGCTACCACCTCTTCCTCATGGCGCAGCCGCCGGGCCTGCCGGAGGCGATGATCGCAGGCAGCGCGGACGCGTTCTTCGGATCGTTCTTCGACGCCTGGGCCAACGACCCGAGCAGCATGCCCGAGGAGGTACGTGCCGAGTACCTGCGCGCGAGCGCCGCGGCAGTGACGTCGATCGTCGCGGACTACCGGGCTTCGGCGGGCATCGACGTCATACATGACCAGGCGGACCTGGACGCCGGGTCGCAGCTTGCCATGCCCGTGACGGTCGTCCAGCAGGACTGGGGCGCACAGCTCGGCTACGACGCTGCCGGGGTGTGGCAGGCGTGGGCGCCGGACCTGGAGCACCGGCTGACCGGCGCCGGGCACTTCATGGCCGAAGAGGCACCCGACGAGATCGCAACCGTGATCCGGGGCCTGCTGGCCCGCTGA
- a CDS encoding steroid 3-ketoacyl-CoA thiolase — MAAEPVIVEAVRTPIGKRGGALANLHPAYLLGETYRELLGRTGIQPDCVEQIVGGTVTHAGEQSMNPARNAWLAVGLPYETAATTVDCQCGSSQQASHMVANMIAAGVIDIGVSCGVEAMSRVPLGSGSKHGPGKPFPDEWNVDLPNQFEAAERIARHRGLTRERVDSMGLLSQERAATAWAEERFKRETYAVQVPTTEDEQAAGHGMWRLVDRDEGLRDTSMEALAGLKPVLPTALHTAGTASQISDGAAAIMWASKRTARALKLKPRARIVAQAAVGADPRFHLDGPIDATRTVLGRADMSLKDIDLVEINEAFAAVVLSWAQVFDQDLEKVNVNGGAIALGHPVGATGARMITTVLHELERRDKETALVTMCAGGALATATIIQRV, encoded by the coding sequence ATGGCCGCCGAACCCGTCATCGTCGAAGCCGTCCGGACCCCCATCGGGAAGCGCGGGGGCGCCCTCGCCAATCTGCATCCGGCCTATCTGCTGGGGGAGACCTACCGCGAACTCCTCGGCCGGACCGGTATCCAGCCGGACTGCGTGGAGCAGATCGTCGGCGGTACGGTCACCCACGCCGGAGAACAGTCCATGAATCCCGCGCGCAACGCGTGGCTCGCGGTGGGCCTGCCGTACGAGACGGCCGCGACGACCGTCGACTGCCAGTGCGGCTCCTCGCAGCAGGCCTCCCACATGGTCGCGAACATGATCGCGGCCGGGGTCATCGACATCGGTGTGAGCTGCGGCGTCGAGGCGATGTCACGGGTGCCGCTGGGCAGCGGCTCCAAACACGGGCCGGGCAAACCCTTCCCCGACGAGTGGAACGTGGACCTGCCCAACCAGTTCGAGGCGGCCGAGCGGATCGCCCGCCACCGGGGGCTCACCCGGGAACGCGTCGACTCCATGGGGCTGCTCTCCCAGGAGCGGGCCGCCACCGCCTGGGCCGAGGAGCGGTTCAAACGCGAGACGTACGCGGTGCAGGTCCCCACCACCGAGGACGAACAGGCGGCGGGGCACGGCATGTGGCGGCTCGTCGACCGCGACGAAGGGCTCCGCGACACCAGCATGGAGGCGCTGGCCGGACTGAAACCGGTCCTGCCGACCGCACTCCACACGGCCGGTACGGCCTCCCAGATCTCCGACGGCGCGGCGGCGATCATGTGGGCGTCCAAGCGGACGGCCCGGGCGCTGAAGCTGAAGCCGCGCGCCCGGATCGTGGCCCAGGCCGCGGTCGGTGCCGATCCCCGGTTCCATCTCGACGGCCCGATCGACGCCACCCGTACCGTCCTCGGGCGGGCGGACATGAGCCTGAAGGACATCGACCTGGTCGAGATCAACGAGGCCTTCGCCGCGGTGGTGCTGAGCTGGGCGCAGGTCTTCGACCAGGACCTGGAGAAGGTCAACGTCAACGGCGGCGCGATCGCCCTGGGGCATCCGGTCGGCGCGACCGGCGCCCGGATGATCACCACGGTCCTGCACGAACTGGAGCGCCGTGACAAGGAGACGGCGCTGGTGACGATGTGCGCGGGCGGCGCCCTGGCGACGGCCACGATCATCCAGCGGGTGTAG